Proteins encoded in a region of the Coffea eugenioides isolate CCC68of chromosome 4, Ceug_1.0, whole genome shotgun sequence genome:
- the LOC113768555 gene encoding PLASMODESMATA CALLOSE-BINDING PROTEIN 3-like — protein MAGLVLGMLILAMAGHSSATWCICKEGVNDATLQKTLDYACGAGADCTATHQNGACYSPNSVRAHCSYAVNSFFQKKGQTPGSCDFAGTATVVTSDPSTNGCVYPASASGTIAPPGTTTTPATPTTATPTTATPTINSPTGTSPLVTTPSTSSGLGAGGFNNGLGPSGTNQDMSEAAGRVLLAKICPTSSSLITLLFYGLVFWWA, from the exons ATGGCTGGTTTGGTGTTAGGGATGCTTATTTTGGCCATGGCTGGTCATTCAA GTGCAACGTGGTGCATTTGCAAGGAAGGAGTGAACGATGCAACTCTACAGAAAACACTGGACTATGCTTGCGGAGCTGGGGCAGATTGCACAGCTACTCATCAAAATGGGGCTTGCTATAGCCCCAATTCTGTTAGAGCTCATTGCAGCTATGCTGTCAACAGTTTTTTTCAGAAGAAGGGCCAAACTCCTGGCTCCTGTGATTTTGCTGGCACTGCCACTGTGGTCACAAGTGATCCTA GCACAAATGGTTGCGTTTATCCTGCTAGTGCAAG TGGCACAATTGCTCCTCCTGGGACAACCACCACCCCTGCCACGCCGACCACTGCAACCCCGACCACCGCCACCCCCACTATCAATAGTCCCACAGGCACTTCTCCTCTAGTCACAACTCCATCAACATCATCAGGACTCGGAGCTGGAGGATTCAACAATGGCTTAGGTCCATCTGGCACCAACCAAGACATGAGTGAAGCTGCAGGCAGGGTTTTACTAGCCAAGATTTGCCCAACATCCTCTTCCTTGATCACTCTCCTGTTTTATGGACTTGTATTTTGGTGGGCTTGA